The sequence GACGGCGCTGGCGCTTCTTTGCAAAGTAGATCTCATCGGGCGTGCGGCCCTGCCACGCCGAGTGCGGCCGATCGCGGTTGTAGAAGGTGACGAACTCGGCGCAGAACCGATCGAGCTGCTTCACGCTGGTCAGCATCCAGCGCCCCTGGAAGA comes from Deltaproteobacteria bacterium and encodes:
- a CDS encoding transposase, which codes for MLTSVKQLDRFCAEFVTFYNRDRPHSAWQGRTPDEIYFAKKRQRRPLGRVHEAECAASWAWLLGEA